In Numidum massiliense, a single genomic region encodes these proteins:
- the folE gene encoding GTP cyclohydrolase I FolE encodes MAVDHEKIEAAVRMMLEAIGEDPDREGLVDTPKRVARMYEELFVGLSIDPSEYFSVIFSEEHEELVLLKDIPFFSLCEHHLVPFFGKAHVAYIPRGGRVTGLSKLARAVEAVARRPQLQERITATVADTIMRKLDPHGVVVVLEAEHMCMTMRGVKKPGSKTITSAVRGSFREDAASRAEVFSLINSR; translated from the coding sequence TTGGCAGTCGATCACGAAAAGATTGAAGCAGCTGTGCGGATGATGCTGGAAGCGATCGGTGAAGATCCGGACCGCGAAGGGCTCGTCGACACCCCGAAACGCGTCGCCCGGATGTACGAAGAACTATTCGTCGGTTTATCCATCGATCCTAGTGAATATTTTTCGGTCATTTTTAGCGAAGAACACGAAGAGCTCGTCCTCCTTAAAGATATCCCGTTTTTCTCATTGTGCGAACACCACTTAGTACCGTTTTTCGGGAAGGCGCACGTCGCTTACATTCCGCGTGGCGGTCGCGTGACTGGCTTAAGCAAGTTGGCGCGGGCTGTCGAAGCTGTCGCCCGGCGCCCACAACTGCAGGAGCGCATTACGGCGACGGTCGCCGATACGATCATGCGTAAATTAGACCCGCACGGGGTCGTCGTCGTATTAGAAGCGGAACATATGTGTATGACGATGCGCGGTGTGAAGAAGCCCGGTTCAAAGACGATCACCTCTGCTGTACGCGGTAGCTTTCGCGAAGATGCGGCTTCGCGCGCCGAAGTATTTAGTTTGATCAACAGCCGTTGA
- the ndk gene encoding nucleoside-diphosphate kinase, with protein MEQTFLMVKPDGVQRGLIGEIVARFEHKGFQLVGAKLMTIAPSLAEQHYAEHKDKPFFGELVDFITSGPVFAMVWQGENVIRVARAMMGKTNPAEAAAGTVRGDYGQTVGMNIIHGSDSPESAAREIKLFFNDDELTTYEKTINKWIV; from the coding sequence GTGGAACAAACGTTTCTAATGGTAAAACCGGATGGCGTTCAACGCGGTCTGATCGGTGAGATCGTCGCTCGCTTTGAACATAAAGGATTTCAACTCGTCGGCGCCAAGTTGATGACGATTGCGCCCTCCTTGGCGGAACAACACTACGCCGAGCATAAGGACAAGCCGTTTTTCGGCGAATTAGTCGATTTTATTACGTCTGGCCCCGTCTTTGCCATGGTGTGGCAAGGCGAGAACGTCATTCGTGTCGCGCGGGCGATGATGGGCAAGACAAACCCAGCGGAAGCTGCGGCAGGAACGGTACGCGGCGACTACGGCCAAACGGTCGGCATGAATATCATTCACGGCTCGGATTCACCGGAAAGTGCCGCACGTGAAATTAAGTTGTTCTTCAACGACGATGAATTGACCACTTATGAAAAAACGATTAACAAGTGGATTGTGTGA
- the spoIVA gene encoding stage IV sporulation protein A encodes MEKVDIFKDIAERTGGDIYLGVVGAVRTGKSTFIKRFMEMMVLPNIDDEADRVRAQDELPQSGAGKTITTIEPKFVPNQAVNIHVAEGLNMNVRMVDCVGYAIDGAKGYEDESGPRMINTPWYDEPVPFQEAAEIGTRKVIQEHSTLGVVVTTDGSITDLPRAAYLEMEERVINEMKEVGKPFVVVINSVKPYSEEAKYLKEELAEKYDVPVLAVSAATMDEPDILNVLKEVLFEFPVHEVNVNLPSWVMVLDEDHWLRHHFEDSVRETVKDIRRLRDVNRVVDSFDTYDFIDRASLADMNMGQGVAEIDLYAPDELYDQILTEVVGVEIQGKDHLLQIMQDFSKAKKEYDKVGEALKMVKTTGYGVAAPTLEEMTLDEPELIRQGSRFGVRLKATAPSIHMIKVDVHSEFAPIIGSERQSEELVNFLMRDFESDPLKIWESDIFGRSLNSIVREGIQAKLSMMPENARYKLQETLQRIINEGSGGLIAIIL; translated from the coding sequence GTGGAAAAGGTCGATATCTTCAAAGATATTGCCGAGCGGACGGGGGGCGATATTTACCTCGGTGTCGTCGGGGCCGTACGCACCGGGAAGTCCACATTTATTAAGCGATTTATGGAAATGATGGTGTTGCCGAATATCGACGACGAGGCAGACCGGGTACGCGCGCAAGACGAGTTGCCGCAAAGCGGCGCCGGAAAGACAATCACGACAATCGAACCGAAATTCGTGCCGAATCAGGCCGTCAATATTCACGTCGCCGAAGGCTTAAATATGAACGTGCGCATGGTCGACTGTGTCGGTTACGCCATTGACGGGGCGAAAGGATACGAAGACGAAAGCGGGCCGCGCATGATTAATACGCCGTGGTACGACGAACCGGTCCCGTTTCAAGAGGCGGCTGAAATCGGCACGCGCAAGGTGATCCAAGAGCATTCGACACTCGGCGTCGTAGTGACGACCGACGGCTCGATTACCGACCTGCCGCGGGCGGCTTACCTCGAAATGGAAGAACGCGTCATTAACGAAATGAAAGAAGTCGGCAAGCCGTTTGTCGTCGTGATCAACTCAGTAAAGCCGTACAGCGAGGAAGCAAAATATTTGAAAGAGGAGTTGGCAGAAAAGTACGATGTTCCCGTGCTCGCGGTCAGTGCGGCCACGATGGACGAACCGGACATTTTAAATGTTTTGAAAGAAGTGTTGTTCGAATTCCCGGTGCACGAAGTGAACGTGAACTTACCGAGTTGGGTCATGGTGCTGGACGAAGATCACTGGTTACGCCACCACTTTGAGGACTCGGTACGCGAAACAGTGAAAGACATTCGCCGCTTGCGCGATGTCAATCGCGTCGTCGACAGTTTCGATACTTACGATTTCATCGACCGCGCCTCACTCGCCGACATGAACATGGGGCAAGGGGTCGCCGAAATCGACCTGTACGCGCCTGACGAATTGTACGACCAAATTTTAACGGAAGTCGTCGGCGTGGAAATTCAAGGGAAGGACCACTTGCTACAAATTATGCAAGACTTCAGTAAGGCGAAAAAAGAGTACGACAAAGTCGGCGAGGCGCTCAAAATGGTGAAGACGACCGGTTACGGCGTCGCGGCGCCGACGTTAGAAGAAATGACGTTAGACGAACCGGAACTCATTCGCCAAGGGTCACGTTTCGGGGTGCGCCTAAAGGCGACGGCGCCGTCCATTCACATGATTAAAGTGGATGTCCACTCCGAGTTTGCCCCGATTATCGGCAGTGAACGGCAGAGTGAAGAATTAGTGAATTTCTTAATGCGCGATTTTGAAAGTGATCCGTTAAAAATTTGGGAATCGGACATTTTTGGCCGCTCCCTCAACTCGATCGTGCGCGAAGGGATTCAGGCGAAGCTGTCGATGATGCCGGAAAACGCGCGCTACAAATTGCAAGAAACGTTGCAGCGCATCATCAACGAAGGTTCCGGCGGTTTGATCGCGATTATTTTATAA
- a CDS encoding NAD(P)H-dependent glycerol-3-phosphate dehydrogenase: MTVKAAVLGAGSWGTALAMVLTANGDDVALWSRSEAHVAEMEATRKNEKYLPQATLPRNIRVTSSLREAVSDAALVLFVVPSQAMRDVAGEAAAVIRDDQLVIHAAKGFEQGTFKRMSEVLAEQLQTHDSAQIVVLSGPSHAEEVAEQSPTTVVVSAEEIAYAEQAQDYLINPFFRVYTNPDVVGTEIGGALKNIIALSAGMSDGLGYGDNAKAALLTRGLAEIVRLGARMGADPRTFAGLAGFGDLVVTCTSKHSRNWQAGYLLGQGKPLGDVLRQMGMVVEGVKTTQTAHALAKQYQVEMPITAELYNVLFADKNPRLAVEHLMGRVKRHETEDVLREL; the protein is encoded by the coding sequence ATAACAGTGAAAGCAGCAGTGTTAGGTGCAGGAAGTTGGGGGACGGCGCTAGCGATGGTGCTAACTGCAAACGGCGACGACGTCGCGTTATGGTCGCGTAGCGAGGCTCACGTCGCTGAGATGGAAGCGACACGGAAAAACGAGAAATATTTGCCGCAGGCGACATTGCCCCGCAATATTCGCGTGACGTCGTCGCTAAGAGAGGCGGTTTCTGATGCCGCACTCGTACTATTCGTCGTGCCATCGCAAGCGATGCGCGACGTTGCGGGCGAGGCGGCAGCGGTAATTAGGGACGATCAACTCGTCATCCACGCGGCGAAAGGATTCGAACAAGGAACGTTTAAGCGGATGTCCGAAGTGTTGGCCGAACAACTGCAAACGCACGACTCAGCGCAAATCGTCGTCCTCTCCGGTCCTAGTCACGCGGAAGAGGTGGCGGAACAGTCGCCGACGACTGTCGTCGTCTCTGCAGAAGAAATCGCTTATGCCGAACAAGCGCAAGATTATTTGATCAATCCGTTTTTTCGCGTGTACACGAACCCAGACGTGGTCGGGACGGAGATCGGCGGTGCGCTAAAAAACATTATTGCGCTCAGCGCGGGCATGTCTGACGGGCTCGGGTACGGCGACAACGCGAAAGCGGCGCTACTCACGCGCGGGCTCGCGGAAATTGTCCGCTTAGGGGCGCGCATGGGAGCCGATCCGCGCACGTTCGCCGGACTGGCCGGTTTCGGCGACTTGGTCGTCACGTGTACAAGTAAACATAGTCGCAATTGGCAGGCGGGCTATTTATTGGGACAAGGCAAACCGTTGGGCGATGTGCTTCGGCAAATGGGTATGGTCGTCGAAGGGGTGAAGACGACGCAGACGGCGCACGCGCTCGCTAAGCAGTATCAGGTGGAGATGCCGATCACGGCTGAGCTGTACAATGTCTTGTTCGCGGACAAAAATCCGCGACTCGCTGTCGAACATTTGATGGGCCGGGTGAAGCGGCACGAAACGGAAGACGTTTTACGCGAGTTGTAG
- a CDS encoding nucleotidyltransferase family protein yields the protein MATVEMPDQLQQVQPHRLLHNVYTPLASVCGRLASTSAPWLVAGSTSCLLQGVHLETEPNDIDLYTDRGQLVPLEQALADWMTVPTRFSETTQYASFLSRYDVQAKPVELVADLRVRTAWGTYTVEVAQLLYRFAKAVALAEHTVRLVPLEHEYIFNLLRERKDRYAPIAAHLRLYGVNRRLWHQLQARNTLSAAFWQRAASLVDHSPQEGSAPCGS from the coding sequence TTGGCGACGGTAGAGATGCCCGATCAGTTACAACAGGTGCAACCGCACCGCCTATTGCACAATGTTTACACGCCGCTCGCATCTGTGTGCGGCCGACTGGCTAGCACGAGTGCCCCGTGGCTCGTTGCCGGTAGTACGAGCTGTCTCTTGCAAGGGGTGCACCTCGAGACGGAGCCGAACGATATAGACCTTTATACGGATCGCGGACAACTCGTCCCGCTCGAGCAAGCTTTAGCCGACTGGATGACCGTGCCGACGCGTTTTAGCGAAACGACACAGTATGCGAGTTTTTTAAGTCGATACGACGTGCAGGCGAAGCCGGTAGAGCTCGTGGCCGATTTGCGCGTCCGTACCGCCTGGGGCACGTATACGGTCGAAGTTGCTCAACTACTGTACCGCTTTGCGAAGGCGGTGGCGCTCGCCGAACATACGGTGAGGCTCGTACCGTTGGAGCATGAATACATATTCAACTTATTGCGCGAGCGGAAGGATCGTTATGCCCCGATCGCCGCTCATTTGCGCCTGTACGGTGTGAACAGGCGGTTATGGCACCAGCTGCAAGCGCGTAATACGTTGTCGGCGGCGTTTTGGCAACGGGCTGCCAGCCTCGTCGACCATTCGCCACAGGAGGGGAGTGCACCGTGCGGATCCTAA
- a CDS encoding DUF2768 family protein, translating to MLDAMIAIGLLVVANFLIMLSRQRKRRFFRFILSGAAVCALLPAFLFAVRALI from the coding sequence GTGCTCGACGCAATGATTGCCATCGGCTTACTCGTCGTGGCAAACTTTTTAATTATGCTTTCGCGGCAAAGAAAGCGCCGTTTCTTCCGCTTTATCCTTTCGGGCGCTGCGGTGTGTGCACTGCTCCCAGCCTTTTTATTTGCAGTGCGCGCCCTTATATAA
- the mtrB gene encoding trp RNA-binding attenuation protein MtrB, translating to MNPYHNGDYVIIKAKENGVNVIGLTRGRDTRFHHSEKLDEGEVMICQFTEHTSAIKIRGKAFIQTCHGEVETE from the coding sequence ATGAACCCTTATCACAATGGCGATTATGTCATCATTAAAGCGAAAGAAAACGGTGTGAACGTCATCGGCTTAACGCGTGGGCGCGATACGCGCTTCCACCATTCGGAAAAGCTAGATGAAGGCGAAGTGATGATCTGCCAGTTTACGGAGCATACGTCAGCAATTAAAATACGCGGCAAAGCGTTCATCCAGACGTGTCACGGCGAGGTCGAGACAGAATAA
- a CDS encoding HU family DNA-binding protein, translated as MNKSELITHVAEKCNLTKKDATQAVDVVFDSIAEALKAGEKVQLFGFGNFEVRERAARKGRNPKTGEEIDIAASKVPAFKPGKALKDMVQ; from the coding sequence GTGAACAAGTCGGAGTTAATTACACATGTTGCGGAAAAGTGCAACCTTACGAAGAAAGACGCGACGCAAGCAGTAGATGTCGTTTTTGATTCGATTGCCGAAGCGTTAAAAGCCGGTGAGAAAGTCCAACTTTTTGGATTCGGTAACTTCGAGGTGCGGGAGCGCGCTGCCCGTAAAGGGCGGAACCCGAAAACAGGTGAAGAAATCGATATTGCGGCGAGCAAAGTACCTGCGTTCAAACCGGGGAAGGCGCTTAAGGACATGGTACAGTAA
- a CDS encoding demethylmenaquinone methyltransferase, translated as MENKTRQPTNEAFIHDVFESIAPKYDRMNSLLSFRRHKAWRKKAMREMNVQAGDEAIDVCCGTADWALSIAAASGTGKVVGLDFSGEMLRYGQNKVDAHGMADRVSLVQGNAMALPFEDNSFDYATIGFALRNVPDFRQVLQEMQRVVRPGGQVVSLELSKPAWPPFRKLYYFYFQKILPLLGKMFADRYEQYRWLPESLVHFPDYRELADIFRESGLQDVRVYPLTGGIAALHIGTKEA; from the coding sequence ATGGAAAACAAGACGAGACAACCGACGAACGAAGCATTTATTCACGATGTGTTTGAAAGCATCGCCCCGAAGTACGACCGCATGAATTCGCTGCTCAGTTTTCGGCGGCATAAAGCGTGGCGCAAGAAGGCGATGCGCGAAATGAACGTGCAGGCGGGTGATGAAGCGATCGACGTCTGCTGCGGAACTGCCGACTGGGCGCTGAGCATCGCCGCAGCGTCTGGCACGGGAAAGGTAGTCGGCTTAGATTTTAGTGGGGAGATGCTTCGTTACGGACAAAATAAAGTTGACGCGCACGGCATGGCGGACAGGGTTAGCCTCGTCCAAGGCAATGCGATGGCGCTGCCGTTCGAAGACAACTCGTTCGATTACGCGACGATTGGTTTTGCGTTGCGCAATGTGCCCGACTTTCGCCAAGTTCTCCAAGAGATGCAGCGAGTCGTACGTCCCGGTGGACAAGTTGTATCGCTGGAGTTGTCCAAGCCGGCGTGGCCGCCTTTCCGTAAATTGTACTATTTTTATTTCCAAAAGATCCTCCCGCTCTTAGGAAAAATGTTTGCTGATCGGTATGAACAATACCGCTGGTTACCGGAGTCGCTTGTCCATTTTCCAGATTACCGGGAGCTGGCAGACATCTTTCGCGAAAGCGGACTTCAGGACGTACGTGTGTACCCGTTAACAGGGGGCATTGCGGCGCTGCACATCGGGACGAAAGAGGCGTAA
- the hepT gene encoding heptaprenyl diphosphate synthase component II, whose amino-acid sequence MNLADVYFDLKGDLEELERELSSAIATDHPVLNEASHHLLRAGGKRIRPVFVLLAGKFGNYSLERLKLVAAPLELIHMATLVHDDVIDDAETRRGRKTVRAEWDNRIAMYTGDYIFARSLKMIAHLPDPKIHRALSNVVVQVCEGEIEQIRDFYNWQQNLRNYLRRIKRKTALLIAVSCELGAMVSEAQPQDVRALRDFGYYVGMAFQVIDDILDFTGTEKQLGKPAGSDLRQGNITLPVLYLLAHADEATRQPIINYIQSEGAAHPAEEIVQLIKESEGITFAQSLADKYLNKGLHALYKLPHNEARDALEQLALFVGKRSY is encoded by the coding sequence GTGAATTTAGCAGACGTATATTTCGATTTAAAGGGCGATTTGGAGGAATTGGAACGCGAACTTTCCTCCGCGATTGCTACAGACCACCCGGTGCTCAATGAGGCATCGCATCATTTACTACGTGCAGGAGGGAAGCGGATTCGCCCAGTTTTCGTCCTCCTGGCAGGGAAATTTGGCAACTATTCGTTAGAGCGGTTGAAGCTTGTCGCGGCTCCTTTAGAACTGATCCATATGGCGACGCTCGTTCACGACGACGTGATCGACGATGCGGAGACGCGGCGCGGACGCAAGACGGTGAGGGCCGAATGGGATAACCGCATCGCCATGTATACGGGGGACTACATCTTCGCTCGCTCGTTAAAAATGATTGCTCACTTGCCGGATCCGAAAATCCATCGGGCGCTTTCTAATGTCGTCGTCCAAGTATGTGAAGGCGAGATCGAACAAATTCGCGACTTTTATAATTGGCAACAAAACTTGCGCAACTATTTACGCCGTATCAAGCGCAAGACGGCCCTATTAATCGCAGTTAGTTGTGAGTTAGGGGCGATGGTGAGCGAGGCGCAACCGCAGGACGTGCGCGCGCTGCGCGATTTCGGTTACTATGTCGGAATGGCGTTCCAGGTGATCGACGACATTTTAGACTTTACTGGAACGGAGAAACAGTTGGGCAAGCCGGCGGGCAGCGATTTACGGCAAGGAAACATCACCCTTCCGGTTCTTTATTTGCTCGCACACGCCGATGAGGCGACGCGACAACCAATTATTAACTACATCCAGTCGGAAGGGGCTGCGCATCCGGCGGAAGAAATTGTCCAGTTAATTAAGGAGAGCGAGGGCATTACATTCGCGCAGTCGCTCGCGGATAAGTATTTAAATAAAGGGCTACATGCGCTGTATAAACTGCCGCACAATGAGGCGCGCGATGCGCTGGAGCAGCTCGCCTTGTTTGTCGGCAAACGCTCTTATTAG
- a CDS encoding heptaprenyl diphosphate synthase component 1: protein MTFLNGTYKSELETIAADIYDQANHFMFERVIGPPDIPQLSLALQYLYFKQHNYSQENIQAYCVSTILVQMGLEIHNRVSQEEAPAFSDENRERQMQVLAGDLYSGKFYRLLARHGAVRVIYFLSDAICHINQARANVYKLLQEVQVPLKQYLAEMERLSTSLFKAWLHNERSTFGAKWEVLATNLLTAESLSQEIERPSTKWPQSMLAQMKHKMQRMVANASHVLNEWHCADTKRELVHLIDVHFPNLAGWGRTAEEY, encoded by the coding sequence ATGACGTTTTTAAATGGCACCTACAAAAGTGAACTAGAAACAATAGCCGCTGATATTTACGATCAGGCCAACCACTTTATGTTCGAACGCGTAATCGGGCCACCTGATATTCCACAACTGTCGTTAGCGCTTCAATACTTATACTTTAAACAACACAATTATTCACAGGAAAATATTCAGGCGTATTGCGTCAGCACGATTTTAGTGCAGATGGGACTTGAGATACACAACAGGGTCTCACAGGAAGAAGCCCCGGCCTTTTCGGATGAAAATCGCGAACGGCAAATGCAAGTGTTAGCGGGTGATTTGTACAGTGGGAAGTTTTACCGACTACTCGCCCGCCACGGTGCAGTTCGCGTCATATATTTTTTGTCAGACGCCATTTGTCACATTAATCAAGCACGGGCAAATGTGTACAAACTACTACAAGAAGTGCAAGTCCCGCTTAAGCAATATCTCGCGGAAATGGAACGGCTCAGTACGTCGCTGTTTAAGGCGTGGTTACATAATGAGCGCAGTACGTTTGGTGCCAAATGGGAAGTGCTTGCCACGAATTTGTTGACTGCGGAAAGCTTGTCGCAAGAGATTGAGCGGCCGTCGACCAAATGGCCGCAAAGCATGCTGGCGCAAATGAAACACAAAATGCAGCGGATGGTGGCGAACGCAAGTCACGTGCTTAACGAATGGCACTGTGCGGATACGAAGCGCGAACTTGTGCATTTGATTGACGTTCATTTTCCTAACCTAGCGGGTTGGGGGCGAACGGCGGAGGAATATTAA